The proteins below are encoded in one region of Nocardioides marmorisolisilvae:
- a CDS encoding DUF7455 domain-containing protein, whose product MSTATAPSATPLTAVDRCDRCGAQAYLRVQLQAGGELLFCAHHAREHGEKLREIAAYFHDETDKLSDKPTIAPDDVH is encoded by the coding sequence GTGAGCACTGCAACCGCCCCGAGTGCCACGCCGCTGACGGCAGTGGACCGTTGTGACCGATGCGGAGCGCAGGCCTACCTGCGCGTACAGCTGCAGGCCGGCGGTGAGCTGCTGTTCTGCGCTCACCACGCCCGCGAGCACGGTGAGAAGCTGCGCGAGATCGCGGCGTACTTCCACGACGAGACCGACAAGCTCTCCGACAAGCCGACGATCGCCCCCGACGACGTGCACTGA
- a CDS encoding DUF456 domain-containing protein, whose product MSGLEIVLAVVIALGVVGVVVPLVPGDWLVLLAILVWAVDRGSVLAWVVLAVAAALVVTGAIVKYAVPGRRLKLAGVPGSTLVVGGAAAVVGFFVVPVVGLVLGFLVGIYLAEWRRLRDRRAAWPATVHAVKAVGLGILIELTFALLAALTWVIGVVLT is encoded by the coding sequence GTGAGCGGGCTCGAGATCGTGCTGGCCGTCGTCATCGCCCTCGGCGTCGTCGGCGTGGTCGTCCCCCTGGTTCCAGGCGACTGGCTCGTGCTCCTGGCGATCCTCGTCTGGGCCGTCGATCGCGGCAGCGTGCTGGCATGGGTGGTGCTCGCGGTCGCCGCGGCGCTTGTCGTGACCGGTGCGATCGTGAAGTACGCCGTACCGGGACGCCGACTCAAGCTCGCCGGTGTGCCTGGCTCGACCCTGGTGGTCGGTGGTGCGGCGGCCGTGGTCGGGTTCTTCGTGGTGCCGGTGGTCGGTCTCGTCCTTGGTTTCCTCGTCGGCATCTACCTCGCCGAGTGGCGAAGGCTCCGCGACCGTCGCGCGGCCTGGCCGGCGACCGTGCACGCGGTCAAGGCCGTCGGTCTGGGCATCCTGATCGAGCTGACCTTCGCGCTGCTGGCCGCACTGACGTGGGTGATCGGCGTGGTGCTGACGTGA
- a CDS encoding EamA family transporter, protein MGDRRGADVIAVLLALAAALSYGFSDFFGGIVGKRVSPWSVAVTAGLGGGALLAVLAPTGPGDPGDADLVWGAVAGVGNGFGTAFLYRGLASGRMGVVAPVSGVTAAVLPVIVGVLSGERPASLVWAGILVALPAIWLVAREPTAGKVSGTGSGPGSGAADGVLAGVGFGGLFSALAQVPDSAGYWPLAINQLVGVAVIVLIATALRTQWVPRVPIAWAGAGSGALGGLATLAFLVSTHHGLLTVTAVLTSLYPGATVVLAAAVLKEHVHRTQLAGLAMCAVTVVCVALG, encoded by the coding sequence GTGGGTGATCGGCGTGGTGCTGACGTGATCGCCGTCCTGCTCGCCCTGGCGGCCGCCCTCAGCTACGGCTTCTCCGACTTCTTCGGCGGGATCGTCGGCAAGCGGGTCTCCCCGTGGAGCGTGGCCGTCACCGCCGGACTCGGCGGCGGTGCGTTGCTCGCCGTCCTCGCCCCGACCGGTCCCGGTGACCCCGGCGACGCCGACCTCGTGTGGGGGGCGGTGGCAGGCGTCGGCAACGGATTCGGTACGGCGTTCCTCTACCGCGGTCTGGCCTCGGGTCGGATGGGCGTGGTGGCCCCGGTCAGCGGGGTGACCGCGGCCGTGCTGCCGGTCATCGTGGGGGTGCTCTCCGGCGAGCGGCCGGCGTCGCTGGTGTGGGCCGGGATCCTGGTCGCGCTCCCTGCGATCTGGCTGGTGGCTCGCGAGCCCACGGCCGGGAAGGTCAGCGGGACGGGCAGCGGACCGGGCAGCGGAGCGGCCGACGGCGTGCTCGCGGGCGTCGGGTTCGGTGGGTTGTTCTCCGCGCTGGCGCAGGTGCCCGACTCGGCCGGCTACTGGCCGCTGGCGATCAACCAACTGGTCGGAGTGGCGGTCATCGTCCTGATCGCCACCGCGCTGCGCACGCAGTGGGTCCCGCGTGTGCCGATCGCCTGGGCCGGTGCCGGCTCCGGAGCCCTGGGGGGCCTGGCCACCCTGGCGTTCCTGGTGTCCACCCACCACGGCCTGTTGACCGTGACCGCGGTGCTCACCTCCCTCTATCCCGGCGCCACGGTGGTGCTCGCCGCCGCCGTCCTCAAGGAGCACGTGCACCGCACCCAGCTCGCCGGCCTGGCGATGTGCGCGGTCACCGTGGTGTGCGTGGCTCTCGGATGA